From the genome of Agelaius phoeniceus isolate bAgePho1 chromosome 24, bAgePho1.hap1, whole genome shotgun sequence:
ACATCAGTGGGGGCGCCCCGGTGTGGGCACCCCCACACTGCAGGGTGGAGGGGGCCAAGCAGCCTCACCGGGTTCTGggggggctgctccagctggatttTGATCTCAGGGCAGGGGGGGTCAGGCGGGCGGCGGCCTGGGGCAAAGGGGGGGACCGTGAGCACCCCGAGGGGTCCCCCGGCCCCCCGGCGCCCCGAGCTGGGTGTGCTGGGCTAcctgggggggtcccgggggggtcaTCGGGCCAGGGCGTGTCCGTGAAGGCGTCGCGGTGGCTCCCCGAGGGCGAGCGGCTCTCctgagggggaggaggggggtCAGGGGGTGCTGCCCACCCCAAAGTGCCCCCCCGGACCCCCCCGGCCCCCGGGCTCCCCGTACCCGGCCCGGCTCGCCGGGCTCCTCCGCGGCGCTGCCGAAGCTGCTGGCGctggaggaggagcgggagAAATCCGGCGGCTCCGGCTTCTCGGCCCTGCCAGGGACAGTCCCCAAGGCCAGGGACGGTCCCCAAGGCCACAACAGGCTGGCACCGCGCCTCGTGGCCACCACAGTGGCCCGCTGAGATGCTGCGCTGGCCCCGGGACACCCTGTCCCCACACCACCCCGTCCGGGACACTGCATCCTCGTGTCACCCTAGCCCCGGCATGTCCCATCCCCATGGCAGCCtgtccccaccccatcccatccctgtgccaccctgtccccaccccatcccacccatgcaatcctgtccccatgtcccttgtCATCACACCAACCTATCCCCGTGccatgtgtccctgtgccacccaccTTCATGCCAACCTGCATCCAAGCCACCCGAgtgccaccccacagccccctgccACCTTGTCCCTGTGCCATACAGACCCCGAGTGAACCTGTCCCTGTGACACCCTGTCCCTCTGCTGTCTTGTCCCCCGcttgtccctgtgccagccatcCTGGTGCCACCTCGTCCCGGTGCCGCCCCACCCAGCCGTCACTCTGGCCCACTGCATTCCTTCACTGTCCCAGCCCTCCGCTCCCTGTGTCACCTTCACttgtcccagtgcccatccctgtgccaccccatcCTGGTGTCACCCTGTCCTTGGGCTGCACCATCCCAGTGTCCTGCAGTCCCCATGTCACCTGCTGCTGGAGTCACCCCATCCTGGTGCCACCCTGTCCCGTTGCCACACCATCCCAGAGTCCTCCAGTCCCCAAACATTCCCACCCCAGTGCCctcctgtccccgtgtccccgatCCCGGTGCCAGCTGCGGGACCTGTCGGGGTTCCGGCGGCTCTCGGGGGAGCTGTGTGTGGAGCTGGAGCCGTCGGCGGCTGCGGGGCCGTCCCTGCGGGGAGGCGACGGCAGTGAGGTGACATCGGGAGGGGACATCGGGAGGGGACAGCGGCGGTGCCGGTACCGGCGCTCACCTGCCGGCCGGCGCCTCCTGGATGCTCTCGATGCCGATGGCGCTGGAGCGGCGGGAGCCGAGGGGGCCGGGCCGCCGCCGTGACGGGCTCTTCCCGGGCACCAGCAGCGCCTGCGGGGCGCCGTTAAccggggggacaccgggaaCCGGGGGGACACCGAGTGGGGACAGCGAGGTACCGGTACCCACCTCTTCCACCGAGCCCAGCCCGATGGCGCTGCCGCGGCGTCCCCGGCGGCTCCCGGGCACCAGCAGCGACTGAGGGCGGCAGCGGGTCAGCGACCGGGGACCACGGGGTGCGGGGAACCGGGCACCGGGGGGGAACCGGGCACCGGAGGGGGGACCAGGTACGGGGGGAGCCCGGATACCGGGGGGAAACCGGGTACCGAGGGGGGGGACCAGGCACCGGGGGAAGCCGGGTACCGAGACGGAACCGGGTCCTGGGGGGAGGAACCGGGcaccggggggggggggcaacAAGAGGACCGAGGGGGCGGAGCCAAAGGTGAAATGGGAGGGGCTTTTAATGAGGGGCGGGACTTAAGTCACGGGGCGAGGCCAGTAATTTGGGCGAGGCTTATGCCGACGAGGGGGCGTGGCCTATATGGGCGCGGTTCGTTCAGGGACGGGGCGGGGCTTGCGGTCACAGGGTCGTTCTGGTCCGTAAAGGGGCGTGGCCGGGGTGGGGTGTGGCCTCAGCCACGCCCCCGCAGATCGGCTGCGCGCGCAGGGGGCGGGGCCAAGGCCAGGGCGCGGTCACAGCAAAGAGGCGTGGTCAATACAGGGGCGTGGCCAGTGCCGAGGGGGCGTGTCCTGGGCGGGGACCCGGGGAGGGGACCTGGCCCCGCAGTGCTGCGTGCGGGGGTGTGGGGGGTGCGGGACCCCCGCGCCCCACCTTGAAGGACTCGAAGAAGcccggggcggcgccgccgtTGTCGGGGCGCTCATCGTcggggctgagccccagcatgGCCTGGCTGCGCGCCTGCAGCTCCTCGTGCAGCGTCTCCAGCAGCGCCGCCCGCGTCCGTTCCTGCGCGCCAGCCCCGCACTGCTGCGCCCACGCGAGACCGCCCAGCCCGCACCCACCCCCGAACCCAGCCTGCAACCAACCCCCGCACCCAGCTCCGCATCCAGCCCCGCACCCAGCCCGCACCCAGCCCCGCACTCAACCCCCGCACCCAGCCCGCACCCCGCCCCACGGCTGCGCCGTTCCAGATACCCACCCCCGCACCACACACCCTCCACCCACGCAGGACCAGCCCTCGCCCCGCTGCACCCACGCGATGCCGCCCACAGCGCCCCGCAGCCACCGCTGCCACCCACGCCAGGCCACCGCTGCcacccatccctggctgctgcgCCCACAGCCCAGCGCTGCACCCACACGGGGCTGCCCCCCGCGCTGATGCCCCTCCCGTGAGACACCCCCGAGACACCCCGTACCCGGGCACCACTGCCCTGCCCcgatggggacacagcccctgcccacccacGGTGTGTGCGGGCCCCACAGCGGGCACGGCACCCACCGCACCCGCATCCacagcctcctgctgccccacggcgtgcccagcccctctgggtgcccccagagccccgtgccctcagcccctctgggtgcccccagtgccccgtgcccgcagcccctctgggtgcccccagtgccctgtgcccgCAGCCCCGTGCCCACACCTCCAGCTTGGCGAACTTCTCGGCACGGTAGCAGGCGTACTCGGCGTTGATGAGCTTGGTCAGCAGGAACTCCTGGAACTCGGGGCCCTGCGGGGTGCGGGCGGCCCGGGGGGAgcgtgggtgggtgggtgggcacgtgggggtccccaggggctCCCCGGTGGCACCCACGGGCTCCTCTCACCTTCCTGAAGACGGCGGGGTCGGGCAGCGGCGGGCCGAAGAAGGGAACGTCGTCACGGGCGGTGACGGAGACCTGTGgcgggtggggggggggggtgacgGGACACCCCACGGGCCCCCACGGGCACGGGGACACTGAGGCACGGGGGGGTACCTTGTAGAGGGTGCCCTGGGCgcccccctgctccagctgcaccacCACGAAGGCGTGGAGGAAGTTGGAGGCGATCATGTCGGGGACGAACGGGGTGTTCTCATCCTGGAAGACGATGGCCACGATGTCGTTGCCGATGTGACGCTTCCGCTGCAGCTGTGGGGACGGGTGGGGTGCagagggacacgggggacattggggatggGGGGAGACAGCAGGACACGAGGGACAGAGGGTGGTCACACCGGGGGCATCAAAGGAATGAAAGCTCCTGTGCCCCAGAGATGCACCCCAGCCCCATGGGTGCTCCACCAGCcccctgcatcccacagctcccCCCTGGCACCCATGGGTGCCTTAACAGCCCTCTGCATCCCAAAGATATTTCCCACACCCATGAGTGCCCTGCCATCTCCTGGGCCCCACCACCACCCCCATGGGTGACCCAGGAGTCCCCTCCATTCCATGGGACATCCCCAAAGCCCCCACATCCCTTCCACCCCATAGAAGTGCCCAGGGCCACCCCCTGCTCTCAAGCACCCAAGTGTCCCCCCCTCCTTTcacccccccagcccccatGGGTGCTGACCTGCTGGGCGTCCCCCTCGGTGTAGGGCAGTTTGGTGGAGACGTGGAACATGATCTCCTTGTCACGGAAGTGGCAATAGACCGACTCGCTGCCCGTCTGTCCGTGGGTCACATCCAGCCCCCCTCGGAACCTGCGTgcgtgggtgggtgggtgggtgagaCAGCACCCTGACCCCGAGGGTCCTCCCCCCCCCGGCATCCCCTCACGCACCCCTTGAAGTCCCGCAGCTGCACCCGCTGACCCAGCACGTCGAGGAATTCGGCGAAGGCCGGGCTCTCCTCCGTGGTGCCGAAAAGCTCCTCCTCGGAGGTCTGCAGCGGGGCGGGGATGGGCGCCAGCACCCACCCAGGGACTCCCCCCACCCTGacccccacccaccccaccccGTACCTGCCCCAGTTTTTGGTAGATGACCCCAAATTTGAAGTGGTTGCTGAGCACGTGCTCATCAAAGGCGAGGATGAGGCGGGATGCCTGCGGGGTGGGGAGGGGTCAGAAGGTGGGGAGGGgcacccaggggtgcccaggtgccccctccctgcagcccgtTCACCTTGGGATAGAGCACGGGGTAGAAGCGATCCACGTTGACATCCTCACACACCagctgtgggaaggagggagaggtgcTGCCTTGGGGGgcccggggctgggggcacccatGGGTGCTGCCTTGGGGGgcccggggctgggggcacccatgggtgctgctggggggtGGGGCCGCACCCACCTTGGCCATCTGCACCACGTTGGGGAACTCGGccaggcaggagatgggcaccacATCGTGCAGGGTGCGGGCACGGGTGCTGCGGGGCGAGGAGGGCGTCagggcagccccggggcaggcggctcCCGGGGGTGCCTCCCGCAGCCCGCTCACCGCAGCAGCaggtggagctgctcctgctcgtCGTACTTGAGGGAGAACACCAGGTGTCCCAGCGCCGGGTCCAGGGAGTAGTAGTTGAAGTGCtcctgggggaaggagccgAGGGCGCTCAGGGTGGGGGCACTTGTGACATGGGACACCCCTGTCCATGAGCACCCACAGCCATAGGACTGCCATGTCCATGAGCACCCATGGGACACCCAGTCCCATGAGCACCCACACCCATGTGACATCTGTGTCCACCCGTGTCCATGAGCATCCAAATCCGTAGGACACCCATGCCCATGAGCACTCATCAGACACCCAGGCCCATGAGCACCACACCCATGGGACATCTGTGTCCATGAGCACCCATGGGACACCGATATCCGTGGGATCCTAACACCCAAAAgcacccatcccatcccatccccatggaGCACCCGTGTCCATGAGCACCTGTACCCACAGGTCAGGTACCACCTATGGGGCACCTACACTCAGTGAGCCTCACACCCCTTGGGCCATCCAGGACACACAAACTTATGGAGCCCCATGTCCATGCAAACCTGTGGAGAACCCATTCCATGGGCACCCGTGCCAGGGGCTCTCCTGCCCATGGAGACCCAACACCAACCTCCTTCCACCCACCCCATGGAGGACCCATGCCCACAAGAAGCCACATGCCAAAGCCCCTGTGTTCATGAGGTCTCCATGTCCTTCCATTCCCATGGAGAACCCACCCCAAGCACTGTTGCCATGCCCACATCCATGAACCCCCATGTCCATGGCCCATGGGACTCCCACCCACATTCAGGAACACCTGAGTTTGTGGTCTCCAAGCTCCTGCCCATCCACACCCACGGGccatcccccagccctgcagccccccagggcCTCACCTTGCCCAGGAAGTGCTTGCGGTAGATCTTGGCCGTGTGGTTGCCTTCCAGCTTTGCCCGGGTGCCGG
Proteins encoded in this window:
- the RAP1GAP gene encoding rap1 GTPase-activating protein 1 isoform X1, which codes for MAQQRHAIPPPLKTEEDYIPYPSVHEVLGREGPFPLILLPQFGGYWIEGTNHQLSGAPDSPPTPVPGTRAKLEGNHTAKIYRKHFLGKEHFNYYSLDPALGHLVFSLKYDEQEQLHLLLRTRARTLHDVVPISCLAEFPNVVQMAKLVCEDVNVDRFYPVLYPKASRLILAFDEHVLSNHFKFGVIYQKLGQTSEEELFGTTEESPAFAEFLDVLGQRVQLRDFKGFRGGLDVTHGQTGSESVYCHFRDKEIMFHVSTKLPYTEGDAQQLQRKRHIGNDIVAIVFQDENTPFVPDMIASNFLHAFVVVQLEQGGAQGTLYKVSVTARDDVPFFGPPLPDPAVFRKGPEFQEFLLTKLINAEYACYRAEKFAKLEERTRAALLETLHEELQARSQAMLGLSPDDERPDNGGAAPGFFESFKSLLVPGSRRGRRGSAIGLGSVEEVGTGTSLSPLGVPPVPGVPPVNGAPQALLVPGKSPSRRRPGPLGSRRSSAIGIESIQEAPAGRDGPAAADGSSSTHSSPESRRNPDRAEKPEPPDFSRSSSSASSFGSAAEEPGEPGRESRSPSGSHRDAFTDTPWPDDPPGTPPGRRPPDPPCPEIKIQLEQPPQNPGS
- the RAP1GAP gene encoding rap1 GTPase-activating protein 1 isoform X2 — translated: MAQQRHAIPPPLKTEEDYIPYPSVHEVLGREGPFPLILLPQFGGYWIEGTNHQLSGAPDSPPTPVPGTRAKLEGNHTAKIYRKHFLGKEHFNYYSLDPALGHLVFSLKYDEQEQLHLLLRTRARTLHDVVPISCLAEFPNVVQMAKLVCEDVNVDRFYPVLYPKASRLILAFDEHVLSNHFKFGVIYQKLGQTSEEELFGTTEESPAFAEFLDVLGQRVQLRDFKGFRGGLDVTHGQTGSESVYCHFRDKEIMFHVSTKLPYTEGDAQQLQRKRHIGNDIVAIVFQDENTPFVPDMIASNFLHAFVVVQLEQGGAQGTLYKVSVTARDDVPFFGPPLPDPAVFRKGPEFQEFLLTKLINAEYACYRAEKFAKLEERTRAALLETLHEELQARSQAMLGLSPDDERPDNGGAAPGFFESFKSLLVPGSRRGRRGSAIGLGSVEEALLVPGKSPSRRRPGPLGSRRSSAIGIESIQEAPAGRDGPAAADGSSSTHSSPESRRNPDRAEKPEPPDFSRSSSSASSFGSAAEEPGEPGRESRSPSGSHRDAFTDTPWPDDPPGTPPGRRPPDPPCPEIKIQLEQPPQNPGS